Proteins from one Geomonas agri genomic window:
- a CDS encoding IPT/TIG domain-containing protein gives MKQTRLVFIVVLCCLAFSGLMSQAFGASAAILGWNNLGMHCMDSDYSVFSILPPYNTIEAQLLVGGKLVQSGSGYTVSYEAVADPDGSINSTSISKGNWGLFANALYGLPASASADTGLVGWNMPGAANVPQQMRFETYNAPAPGVSTPVNWFRAEGIPLTPIDDKGNKNSYPLMRLVARDASNTVIAKSDIVLPVSDEMDCSTCHSSGTMAAAQPAAGWVFATTKDRDYRLNIIRLHDEQQFAQNGALYKDALAAKGLNPNGLYATVAAGRPILCAACHSSEALGTASFTSANGSVPPLTTSMHTKHATVQDPVLNVTLNDATNRNACYRCHPGSATRCLRGAMGSAIAADGSMAMQCQSCHGSMSQVGSSSRVGWFMEPNCQSCHTGTAVKNSGQIRYTSALDSNGLPRIPADQTFATTADTPAPGLSLYRFSVGHGGLQCSACHGSTHAEFPTSQRNDNIRNVQLQGHAGTTVECTACHATTPTTANGGPHGMHPVGQSWVSGHHDMISSVGVASCKACHGTDYRGTVLSRMQANRTLNLGDFGTQTFFRGATIGCYTCHQGPSNSSFNSATAPTVGNVTGSGVAGIPVTMTIPVTGTNAVLRIVSQPANGSVGLANGVATYFPGEGFTGTDTFTFAAYDGAKNSNLGTGTVTIAPGAPIITQNPASVTVNAGSAASFTVAASGSAPLSYQWFKNGTAIAGATTSVLSIASASSANAGSYYAVVSNNAGSATSTVAVLTVVYPAPSISGFTPASGPAGTVVTINGANLVGVSQVKFNGTSASFSEVSAAQLSAIVPQGATTGPVSVTTANGTATSTSSFSVTSTPVVSSPVISSFTPGYGGVGTAVTVTGANFTGATSVKFNGVSAPFTVISATTLVTGVPAGATSGRITVTTAAGTATSSSSFSVSSKSVAPRIKSFSPSSGKVGTAITVTGSNLGGITSARIGGVNASFTVRSAGTVVVTVPTGAKSGRISVTTAGGTGTSSSSFTVLP, from the coding sequence ATGAAACAAACCCGCCTGGTATTCATCGTCGTACTCTGTTGCCTCGCCTTTTCCGGGCTCATGTCGCAGGCCTTCGGGGCCAGCGCCGCCATTCTCGGCTGGAACAACCTGGGCATGCACTGCATGGACAGCGATTACTCCGTCTTTTCCATCCTCCCCCCCTACAACACCATCGAGGCACAGCTCCTCGTGGGTGGCAAGCTGGTACAGAGCGGCTCAGGCTACACGGTTAGCTACGAGGCCGTCGCCGACCCCGACGGCTCGATCAACTCCACCTCCATCAGCAAGGGGAACTGGGGGCTGTTTGCCAACGCCCTCTACGGCCTGCCGGCCTCGGCCAGCGCCGACACCGGGCTGGTCGGCTGGAACATGCCCGGCGCCGCCAACGTCCCACAGCAGATGAGATTCGAAACCTACAACGCCCCCGCTCCCGGGGTCTCAACCCCGGTCAACTGGTTCCGCGCCGAGGGGATCCCGCTGACGCCGATCGACGACAAGGGGAACAAGAACTCCTACCCGCTCATGCGCCTTGTGGCGCGCGACGCAAGCAACACGGTGATCGCCAAGAGCGACATCGTCCTTCCGGTGTCCGACGAGATGGATTGCAGCACCTGCCACAGCTCCGGAACCATGGCGGCGGCCCAACCCGCTGCCGGCTGGGTCTTTGCCACCACCAAGGACCGGGATTACCGCCTGAACATCATCCGTCTGCACGACGAGCAGCAGTTCGCCCAAAACGGTGCCCTTTACAAGGACGCCCTCGCCGCCAAGGGGCTCAACCCCAATGGACTCTATGCCACCGTAGCCGCCGGCAGACCGATCCTGTGCGCTGCCTGCCATTCCTCCGAAGCCCTCGGGACAGCCAGCTTCACCAGCGCCAACGGCAGCGTGCCGCCGCTCACCACATCGATGCACACCAAGCACGCCACCGTGCAGGACCCGGTGCTTAACGTCACCCTGAACGACGCCACCAACCGTAACGCATGCTACCGCTGTCACCCCGGTTCGGCCACGCGCTGCCTGCGCGGCGCAATGGGGAGCGCCATCGCCGCCGACGGGTCCATGGCCATGCAGTGCCAGAGCTGCCACGGCAGCATGTCGCAGGTCGGCTCGAGCTCGAGGGTCGGCTGGTTCATGGAACCCAACTGCCAGAGCTGCCATACCGGCACCGCCGTCAAGAACAGCGGACAGATCCGCTATACCAGCGCCTTGGACAGCAACGGTTTGCCCCGCATCCCCGCCGACCAGACCTTTGCCACCACTGCTGACACCCCGGCGCCGGGACTTTCGCTGTACCGCTTCTCCGTCGGCCACGGCGGCCTGCAGTGCTCGGCCTGCCACGGCTCCACCCATGCCGAATTCCCCACGTCCCAGCGCAACGACAACATCAGAAACGTCCAGCTCCAGGGACACGCAGGGACCACCGTCGAGTGCACCGCCTGCCACGCCACGACGCCCACCACCGCCAACGGCGGACCGCACGGCATGCACCCGGTTGGCCAGAGCTGGGTAAGCGGGCACCACGACATGATCAGCAGCGTAGGGGTCGCCTCCTGCAAGGCCTGCCACGGCACCGACTATCGGGGCACCGTCCTCTCCAGGATGCAGGCGAACCGCACCCTCAATCTGGGCGACTTCGGCACCCAGACCTTTTTCCGCGGCGCCACCATTGGCTGCTACACCTGCCACCAGGGTCCGTCCAACTCCTCGTTCAACAGCGCCACTGCCCCCACCGTCGGTAACGTGACCGGGTCCGGAGTGGCAGGGATTCCGGTTACCATGACCATTCCGGTAACCGGGACCAACGCAGTGCTGCGCATCGTGAGCCAGCCGGCCAACGGCAGCGTCGGCCTTGCCAACGGCGTCGCCACCTACTTCCCCGGTGAAGGTTTCACCGGAACCGACACCTTCACCTTTGCCGCCTACGACGGCGCCAAGAACTCTAACCTCGGCACCGGCACCGTTACCATCGCCCCGGGCGCCCCTATCATCACCCAGAATCCGGCCAGCGTCACCGTAAACGCGGGCTCTGCTGCGAGCTTTACCGTCGCGGCCTCCGGTAGCGCCCCCCTCAGCTACCAGTGGTTCAAAAACGGCACCGCCATTGCCGGCGCAACCACATCCGTTCTCTCCATCGCCTCTGCCAGTTCCGCCAATGCCGGTTCGTACTACGCGGTGGTGAGCAACAACGCGGGTTCGGCTACCAGCACCGTTGCGGTCCTCACCGTGGTCTACCCCGCACCTTCAATCAGCGGCTTCACTCCCGCCTCCGGCCCCGCCGGGACCGTAGTCACCATCAACGGTGCCAACCTGGTTGGGGTAAGCCAGGTCAAGTTCAACGGCACCAGCGCGAGCTTTAGCGAGGTGTCCGCGGCCCAACTGAGCGCCATCGTGCCGCAAGGCGCCACCACCGGCCCCGTCAGCGTCACCACCGCCAACGGCACTGCCACCAGCACGAGCTCCTTCAGCGTGACCAGCACTCCGGTCGTCTCCAGTCCGGTCATCTCCAGCTTTACCCCGGGTTACGGTGGCGTCGGGACTGCGGTCACCGTCACCGGCGCCAACTTCACCGGCGCCACCAGCGTCAAGTTCAACGGCGTCAGCGCTCCCTTCACGGTGATCTCGGCGACCACCTTGGTCACCGGCGTTCCCGCCGGGGCGACCAGCGGCCGGATCACGGTGACCACCGCCGCCGGCACCGCGACCAGCAGCTCCAGCTTTTCGGTCTCCTCGAAGAGCGTCGCGCCGCGCATCAAGAGCTTCTCGCCCAGCTCCGGTAAAGTGGGAACTGCCATCACCGTGACCGGCAGCAACCTGGGAGGCATCACCTCGGCACGGATCGGCGGGGTGAACGCATCGTTCACCGTCCGCTCGGCCGGAACGGTCGTGGTGACGGTTCCGACCGGTGCCAAGTCTGGCAGGATCTCGGTCACCACCGCCGGCGGCACTGGCACATCCAGTTCCAGCTTCACCGTGTTGCCCTAG
- a CDS encoding ArnT family glycosyltransferase, with translation MTVQNGIIKTPKNANNLQLILSRSWPIIIILLAATQCIYTGWGRWGDLIVDTGRELEWPRRILQGESLYSDLRFNYGPFSPYFNALLYRLFGVKLEVLAGAGATSALIAGFTLYALGRRFISRLGATIVVLSFFYLCAFSHYLQRGIFNWVLPHTFAATYGMLAALLSLYFLVRHAQDGKYTDQVVAVFFVGLSALCKVEAFFPALVAYGVWILATDSISRRRAVPVAFCFFMLVAAVYGFFSIRVGFPLWRDNLAGVANPGSDYFIKFMMGFQDSYGNLLYLLYGICYLASAIVLGVGTATIVKRDNINPYLKSVCIMLVFILVAAVPNFVLSEPDLLYQTTPVISVAVLLFLFYKYIRQSAERSKVLPDILVWIFALASIPRIIFQVTPQFYGYYMLPPAILGLGIFLYSYMPRLFKDLWGYGAMVAIGTALLSGTMIGTYLVSLERMAKKTVALTSPRGEMWLTPTVAEMFIPLMEKIKTFPRDTKLLIIPEASAINFLVERQGVDGMFSHLPMDYYGGFTDEAVLVRYKMSPPELILFYDSYMPHFGDARYGVTYGRKVYRWIIQNYIPITDLREDAVLLIPKAKVAGRQ, from the coding sequence ATGACAGTACAAAATGGAATAATCAAAACCCCTAAAAATGCTAACAATTTACAGTTAATATTATCACGTTCATGGCCCATAATCATAATCCTTCTTGCTGCTACGCAATGCATCTACACAGGGTGGGGGCGCTGGGGTGATTTGATTGTCGATACCGGCCGGGAATTGGAATGGCCAAGACGGATATTACAAGGTGAGAGCCTATATTCGGACCTGCGGTTCAACTATGGCCCCTTCAGCCCCTATTTCAATGCACTTTTGTACCGGCTATTCGGTGTTAAACTTGAGGTTCTTGCCGGTGCCGGCGCCACATCGGCTCTGATTGCTGGGTTCACTTTGTATGCCTTAGGCCGGCGCTTTATTTCCAGACTTGGTGCAACAATCGTTGTTCTTTCCTTTTTCTATCTTTGTGCGTTTTCCCATTATTTACAGCGCGGAATATTCAATTGGGTCCTTCCACATACTTTTGCTGCAACCTATGGCATGCTCGCCGCCTTGCTCTCTCTATATTTTCTGGTTCGACATGCTCAGGATGGGAAATATACAGATCAGGTGGTTGCCGTTTTTTTTGTCGGCTTGTCAGCACTTTGCAAGGTTGAAGCTTTTTTCCCGGCCTTGGTTGCCTATGGCGTGTGGATATTGGCTACGGATTCTATTTCACGCCGAAGAGCAGTCCCAGTGGCTTTTTGTTTTTTCATGTTAGTTGCAGCAGTATATGGATTCTTCTCCATCCGTGTTGGATTTCCCCTTTGGCGAGACAATCTTGCAGGTGTAGCGAACCCCGGCTCTGATTACTTTATCAAGTTTATGATGGGATTTCAGGATAGTTACGGGAACCTGCTTTACTTACTATATGGTATTTGTTATCTTGCATCGGCTATTGTGCTAGGTGTTGGAACTGCAACAATAGTTAAACGTGATAATATTAATCCTTATCTTAAGTCAGTGTGCATCATGCTGGTTTTTATCTTGGTCGCTGCAGTTCCTAATTTTGTTCTGAGTGAACCTGACTTATTATATCAAACAACTCCAGTAATTTCAGTAGCCGTTTTGTTGTTTTTATTTTATAAATATATCAGGCAATCTGCTGAGCGCAGTAAAGTTCTCCCAGATATTCTAGTTTGGATTTTTGCACTGGCCAGTATTCCGAGAATAATTTTTCAGGTCACCCCGCAATTCTATGGATACTACATGCTGCCACCGGCAATTTTGGGGCTTGGAATTTTTCTCTATAGCTACATGCCACGTCTGTTCAAGGATCTGTGGGGGTACGGGGCGATGGTTGCTATTGGAACAGCACTCCTTTCAGGAACGATGATAGGTACCTACTTGGTTTCACTCGAACGTATGGCCAAAAAAACGGTGGCCCTCACGTCACCTAGAGGAGAGATGTGGCTAACTCCAACTGTTGCTGAAATGTTCATCCCATTGATGGAGAAGATAAAAACCTTCCCACGTGACACAAAGTTACTAATAATACCTGAGGCATCTGCGATAAATTTTCTGGTCGAACGCCAGGGTGTCGACGGGATGTTCAGTCATCTACCTATGGACTACTACGGGGGCTTCACAGATGAAGCGGTCTTGGTGCGCTACAAAATGTCACCGCCCGAACTTATCTTGTTCTATGACTCTTACATGCCGCATTTTGGTGATGCAAGGTATGGAGTGACGTATGGCAGGAAGGTATACAGATGGATAATTCAGAATTATATACCGATAACGGATCTTAGAGAAGACGCCGTCTTGCTGATACCAAAAGCAAAAGTTGCGGGGAGGCAGTGA
- a CDS encoding cytochrome-c peroxidase — MKAKHFLAVLPLLWSAAPSAAVELSPLESLGKALFFDPSLSNPPGQSCASCHDPATGWTSPDANANAGGGVLHGVIHTRFGNRKPPTVAYAGYTPLMHRPGDMTGGMGTGGGMGGGGMGPGSGMGSGMGPGGMGPGGMGPGMGNMTPDTIVGGLFWDGRASGWSLGDPLAEQAMGPFLNPLEQANPNAKHVCLSVMRTDTAVEFEKVWGAGSLDCVKDVDGTYERIARSIAAYERSGEVTAFSSKFDTFWNNSAGKMPPVPMINMMNWTRFKGRGLDDMELKGLMIFNTKGKCSTCHMLQPMNGSPYPLFTDFKYHNLGMPMNPLNPFYEMPRQWNPKGDQWVDQGLGAFLAKTQGMTSGDGTDRDYRSFAAANTGKHRTPTLRNVDKRPSPDFVKAYGHNGYFKSLQEIVHFYNLRDVLPLCDSPNPPKDAMGGATCFPAAEVADNVNRTDLGNLGLTQQEGMALIQFMKALTDL; from the coding sequence ATGAAAGCAAAGCATTTCCTCGCCGTCCTTCCCTTGCTGTGGTCTGCCGCGCCTTCTGCCGCAGTCGAACTCTCCCCGCTGGAAAGCCTGGGGAAAGCCCTTTTCTTCGACCCTTCCCTGTCCAATCCTCCGGGCCAGTCCTGTGCGTCCTGTCATGACCCCGCAACCGGTTGGACGTCCCCCGATGCGAATGCAAACGCCGGCGGCGGGGTGCTGCACGGGGTAATCCACACCAGGTTCGGCAACCGCAAGCCCCCCACCGTGGCATACGCAGGCTACACCCCCTTGATGCACCGTCCCGGGGACATGACCGGCGGCATGGGGACCGGCGGCGGGATGGGAGGTGGTGGCATGGGACCGGGTAGCGGTATGGGCAGCGGTATGGGGCCGGGGGGGATGGGGCCGGGGGGGATGGGGCCGGGCATGGGCAACATGACGCCGGACACCATCGTCGGTGGGCTCTTCTGGGACGGGCGCGCCTCGGGGTGGAGCCTTGGCGACCCGCTCGCGGAGCAGGCGATGGGCCCCTTCCTCAACCCGCTGGAGCAGGCCAATCCCAACGCCAAGCACGTCTGTCTCAGCGTCATGCGCACGGATACGGCAGTGGAGTTCGAGAAGGTCTGGGGGGCGGGGTCGCTCGACTGCGTGAAGGATGTCGACGGCACCTACGAGCGCATCGCGCGCTCCATCGCCGCGTATGAGCGCTCCGGCGAGGTAACCGCTTTCAGTTCCAAGTTCGATACTTTCTGGAATAACAGCGCGGGCAAGATGCCGCCGGTCCCGATGATCAACATGATGAACTGGACCAGGTTCAAGGGGCGCGGCCTCGACGACATGGAACTCAAGGGCCTCATGATCTTCAACACCAAGGGGAAATGTTCCACCTGTCACATGCTGCAGCCGATGAACGGGAGCCCATACCCGCTCTTCACCGATTTCAAGTACCATAACCTCGGCATGCCCATGAACCCGCTCAACCCCTTCTACGAGATGCCGCGCCAATGGAACCCGAAGGGGGACCAATGGGTTGACCAGGGGCTCGGGGCGTTCCTTGCCAAGACGCAGGGAATGACGTCCGGCGACGGTACCGACCGCGATTACCGGAGTTTCGCTGCCGCCAACACCGGCAAGCACAGGACACCTACCCTGCGTAACGTGGACAAGCGTCCCTCGCCCGATTTTGTGAAGGCCTACGGGCACAACGGCTACTTCAAGAGCCTGCAGGAGATCGTTCACTTCTACAACCTGCGGGACGTGCTCCCGCTGTGCGATTCTCCCAATCCTCCCAAGGATGCCATGGGTGGCGCGACCTGTTTCCCGGCCGCGGAGGTGGCGGATAACGTCAACCGTACCGATCTCGGCAATCTCGGCCTTACTCAGCAGGAAGGGATGGCCCTCATACAGTTCATGAAGGCACTCACCGACCTCTGA
- a CDS encoding chemotaxis protein CheB yields MKKTTNSRSVAKSKPSFVVGLGASAGGLAALEKFFDTMPVNSGMAFVVIQHLSPDFKSLMDDLLARHTKMSIHRVTNGIALRSNSIYLIPSKTHMTVSKGKLYLTELLPSQHSELPIDVFLRSLADDAGPQAIAVILSGTGTDGSRGVRDIHDAGGLVLVQTVDSAQFDGMPRSAIATGFCDLMLDPEEMPAAIVRYARTPPEERRQALYGYLADDQYHGEYQQIFALLKSQYSIDFSKYKPPTITRRIQRRMEFCHLGESTAYAALLARDPEELDALYRDLLIGVTEFFRDPKAFKVLEDIVIPEILRGRKEHDEVRIWSAGCATGEEAYTLAILFTEKARELGFAGKITIFATDAHRKSIETASHGKYEPQRLRNMSKERLLHFCHHEGGHYYMSPALRKMIVFATHNLISDPPFTRMDLICCRNLLIYLEPATQEKVLALFSFALRSKGFLFLGSSEGIGKRAGEFETLDSPSKMYRKSRDLKFAADLDIANVPTRSALPALQRVERPSVSMDRQLLNDYDLLLGQYMPCGVLVNEKRQILHHFGDASSFLKPPTGRYENDILGLVDDALRIPLSTAFHRAEKAKTDIIMKKIIMQVGDEKKRFDLLVRPLPDRKAQVTHFFISFTPSSPVPVAVTGEDLETGTAELASEHVRQRMLELEGELQAVKESLSTTIEELQTSNEELQATNEELLASNEELQSTNEELHSVNEELYTVNSEFELKNKELLQLNRDHDNLLSSLEVGLVFLDQNLRIRKYNSSLQRIFKLLPQDIGRPIDHIAYHLTNLQSMLEDAKTVLKTGQHMEKEDCTSDGLWFLNRIFPFRTESGSVDGVVLTFTDITALKRAEQAAHISNRELERKVDERTQELRLAKEAADKANVAKSLFLANMSHEIRTPINGIMGVVQLLEMTTLTPEQHDFLKTMQQATGNLLAIIDDILDFSKIEAGKIGINKERFVLSEVMDETLRVHTPRLLAKGLKLDCTPLDALQLGLIGDPLRLKQVLSNLLSNAIKFTEQGVISLQVETSPAGLGQLRLHFIIADTGIGLEPSMAQHLFEPFTQADDSITRKFGGTGLGLAICKQLVELMGGNIWLASKPERGAVFHFTVVCQLAEGATLEETGHKGRDATAHPRDNALKILLAEDDAVSRELLTQMLKRSGHHPTVVANGRQALSRVAEEEFDVILMDISMPDIDGLSATQAIRQLPQDNPNREVPVFALTAHVMGEAQERFLAGGVTQVITKPVDFKALREVLEHYSTESESESAGA; encoded by the coding sequence ATGAAAAAAACAACCAACAGCAGGTCCGTGGCCAAGTCGAAGCCGTCCTTCGTGGTCGGCCTCGGGGCGTCTGCCGGCGGACTGGCAGCTTTGGAAAAATTCTTCGACACCATGCCGGTAAACAGCGGCATGGCCTTCGTCGTGATCCAACATCTTTCTCCCGACTTCAAGAGCCTGATGGACGATCTTTTGGCCCGCCACACCAAGATGTCCATCCACCGCGTCACCAACGGCATCGCCCTGCGCAGCAACTCCATCTACCTGATACCCTCCAAAACGCACATGACCGTCTCCAAGGGCAAGCTCTACCTCACCGAGCTTCTGCCGTCGCAGCACTCCGAACTCCCCATCGACGTGTTCCTGCGCTCGCTGGCCGACGACGCGGGACCACAGGCCATCGCGGTGATCCTTTCCGGCACCGGCACGGATGGCTCGCGCGGCGTCCGCGACATCCATGATGCCGGCGGTCTCGTGCTGGTGCAGACGGTTGACTCGGCGCAGTTCGACGGCATGCCCCGCAGCGCCATCGCCACCGGTTTTTGCGACCTGATGCTCGATCCCGAGGAGATGCCCGCGGCCATCGTGCGCTACGCCCGCACCCCGCCGGAGGAACGGCGTCAGGCGTTGTACGGCTACCTGGCCGACGACCAGTACCACGGCGAGTACCAGCAGATCTTCGCCTTGTTGAAAAGCCAGTACAGCATCGACTTCTCCAAGTACAAACCGCCGACCATCACGCGCCGAATCCAGAGGCGCATGGAGTTCTGCCACCTCGGGGAATCGACCGCGTACGCTGCCCTGCTGGCCCGGGACCCGGAGGAGCTCGATGCGTTGTACCGCGACCTGCTCATCGGCGTCACCGAGTTCTTCCGGGATCCCAAGGCGTTCAAGGTGCTGGAGGACATCGTCATCCCCGAGATCCTGCGCGGTCGCAAAGAGCACGACGAGGTAAGGATCTGGTCGGCGGGGTGCGCCACCGGGGAGGAAGCCTACACGCTCGCCATCCTGTTCACGGAAAAAGCGCGAGAACTGGGCTTCGCCGGCAAGATCACCATCTTCGCCACTGACGCGCACAGGAAATCGATCGAGACCGCCTCGCACGGCAAATACGAGCCGCAGCGCCTGAGGAACATGTCCAAGGAGCGCCTGCTCCACTTCTGCCACCACGAGGGTGGGCACTACTACATGAGCCCCGCGCTGCGCAAGATGATCGTCTTCGCCACCCACAACCTGATCAGCGATCCCCCCTTCACCAGGATGGACCTGATCTGCTGCCGCAACCTCCTCATTTACCTCGAGCCGGCCACGCAGGAGAAGGTGCTGGCGCTGTTCAGCTTCGCGCTGCGCAGCAAGGGGTTCCTGTTCCTGGGCAGCAGCGAGGGGATCGGCAAGCGCGCGGGCGAGTTCGAGACCTTGGACAGCCCGTCCAAGATGTACCGCAAGAGCCGCGACCTCAAGTTTGCCGCCGACCTCGACATCGCCAACGTCCCTACCCGGTCGGCCCTGCCCGCCCTGCAGCGCGTCGAGCGCCCCTCCGTGAGCATGGACCGGCAACTCTTGAACGACTACGACCTCCTGCTGGGCCAGTACATGCCCTGCGGCGTGCTGGTCAACGAGAAGCGCCAGATCCTGCATCACTTCGGGGACGCATCCTCGTTCCTGAAACCGCCAACCGGGCGCTACGAGAACGACATCTTGGGGCTCGTCGACGACGCGCTCCGGATACCGCTGAGCACCGCGTTCCATCGCGCGGAAAAGGCAAAGACCGACATCATCATGAAGAAGATCATCATGCAGGTAGGCGATGAGAAGAAGCGCTTCGACCTGCTGGTGCGCCCCCTTCCGGACCGCAAAGCGCAGGTGACGCACTTCTTCATCTCCTTTACCCCCTCTTCCCCGGTTCCCGTGGCCGTCACGGGCGAGGACCTGGAAACCGGCACCGCCGAGCTTGCCTCGGAGCATGTGAGGCAGCGCATGCTCGAACTCGAAGGGGAACTGCAAGCGGTCAAGGAGAGCCTCAGCACCACCATCGAGGAGTTGCAGACCTCCAACGAGGAACTCCAGGCGACCAACGAAGAGCTTTTGGCCAGCAACGAGGAGCTGCAAAGCACCAACGAGGAACTGCACTCGGTCAACGAAGAGCTCTATACGGTCAACTCCGAGTTCGAACTGAAGAACAAGGAGCTGCTGCAGTTGAACCGGGATCACGACAACCTGCTCTCCAGCCTGGAGGTGGGACTGGTCTTCCTGGACCAGAACCTGCGCATCCGCAAGTACAACTCGTCCCTGCAGCGGATCTTCAAGCTGCTGCCGCAGGATATCGGGCGCCCCATCGATCACATCGCCTACCATCTCACCAATCTGCAGTCGATGCTCGAAGACGCCAAGACGGTACTGAAAACAGGGCAGCACATGGAAAAAGAAGACTGCACCAGCGACGGGCTCTGGTTCTTGAACCGGATCTTCCCGTTCCGGACCGAGTCGGGGTCGGTGGACGGGGTGGTGCTCACCTTCACCGACATTACCGCCTTGAAGCGCGCCGAGCAGGCGGCCCACATCTCCAACCGGGAGCTGGAGCGCAAGGTGGACGAGCGCACCCAGGAGCTCAGGCTGGCCAAGGAGGCGGCGGACAAAGCCAACGTCGCCAAGAGCCTCTTCCTGGCCAACATGAGTCACGAGATCCGCACGCCGATCAACGGCATCATGGGCGTGGTGCAGCTGCTCGAGATGACCACCCTCACCCCCGAGCAGCACGATTTTCTCAAAACCATGCAGCAGGCGACCGGCAACCTGCTGGCCATCATCGACGACATCCTCGATTTCTCCAAGATCGAGGCGGGGAAAATCGGCATCAACAAAGAGCGCTTCGTGCTGAGCGAGGTCATGGACGAGACGCTGCGCGTGCACACGCCGCGACTGCTGGCCAAGGGCCTGAAACTGGACTGCACGCCGCTGGACGCGCTGCAGCTTGGGCTTATCGGTGACCCGTTGCGCCTGAAACAGGTGCTCTCCAACCTTTTGTCCAACGCCATCAAGTTCACGGAACAGGGGGTCATCTCCCTGCAGGTGGAGACGTCCCCGGCAGGCCTTGGGCAATTGCGGCTCCACTTCATCATCGCCGACACCGGAATAGGCCTGGAACCATCGATGGCCCAGCACCTGTTCGAGCCCTTCACCCAGGCGGACGATTCCATCACTCGCAAATTCGGCGGCACCGGCTTGGGGCTCGCCATCTGCAAGCAGCTGGTGGAATTGATGGGAGGAAACATCTGGCTGGCCAGCAAGCCGGAGCGGGGCGCGGTATTCCACTTCACCGTGGTGTGCCAGCTGGCCGAAGGAGCAACCCTTGAGGAGACGGGGCACAAAGGGAGGGATGCCACAGCGCACCCGCGGGACAACGCACTGAAGATCCTGCTGGCCGAGGACGACGCGGTGAGCAGGGAACTCTTGACGCAGATGCTGAAGCGGTCAGGGCACCATCCCACGGTGGTGGCCAACGGGCGGCAGGCCCTTTCCCGGGTGGCCGAGGAAGAGTTCGACGTCATCCTGATGGATATCTCCATGCCCGACATCGATGGCCTCAGCGCCACCCAGGCCATCCGGCAACTGCCGCAGGACAACCCCAACCGCGAGGTCCCGGTCTTCGCCCTGACCGCTCACGTCATGGGTGAAGCCCAAGAGCGCTTCCTGGCTGGCGGCGTGACCCAGGTGATCACCAAGCCGGTGGACTTCAAGGCGTTGCGGGAAGTGCTGGAGCACTACAGCACCGAGTCGGAATCGGAATCGGCCGGGGCATGA